In Cygnus atratus isolate AKBS03 ecotype Queensland, Australia chromosome 5, CAtr_DNAZoo_HiC_assembly, whole genome shotgun sequence, a single window of DNA contains:
- the JMJD7 gene encoding bifunctional peptidase and (3S)-lysyl hydroxylase JMJD7 isoform X1, protein MAEGAALRAVRGCLAAFPRDARELGWMECVPYLDRPPSPLEFYREWVSPNKPCIIQNAISHWPALKKWTSAYLREVVGPKVVSVAVTPNGYADAVFQDRFVMPEERQMPFMDFLDIVEKKVTSPNVFYVQKQCSNLTEEFPELVCDVQSDIPWMSEALGKKPDAVNFWLGESAAVTSLHKDHYENLYCVISGEKHFLLHPPSDRPFIPYELYQPATYHVSEDGSYEIVDEKTADKVPWIPLDPLNPDLERYPEYAQAKPLQCTVKAGEMLYLPSLWFHHVQQSHGCIAVNYWYDMEYDLKYSYYQLLDCLTKAVKVL, encoded by the exons ATGGCGGAGGGCGCGGCGCTGAGGGCTGTCAGGGGCTGCCTGGCCGCCTTCCCGAGGGACGCCCGCG AGTTGGGGTGGATGGAGTGTGTGCCGTATCTGGATAGGCCTCCGTCCCCGCTGGAGTTTTATCGAGAGTGGGTGAGTCCAAACAAGCCCTGCATAATTCAGAATGCCATCAGCCACTGGCCAGCTCTGAAGAAATGGACCTCAGCATACCTTAG GGAGGTAGTAGGTCCCAAGGTAGTGAGTGTGGCAGTAACACCAAATGGTTATGCAGATGCGGTGTTTCAGGACCGTTTTGTCATGCCAGAGGAGCGCCAAATGCCTTTCATGGACTTTCTGGACATTGTGGAGAAGAAAGTGACCTCTCCCAACGTATTCTATGTGCAGAAGCAGTGTTCAAACCTCACTGAGGAGTTCCCTGAACTTGTCTGTGATGTGCAGTCTGACATACCATGGATGAGTGAGGCACTTG GGAAGAAGCCTGATGCTGTGAATTTCTGGCTCGGAGAATCAGCTGCTGTGACATCTT TACATAAAGATCATTATGAGAACTTGTACTGTGTGATATCtggagagaaacattttctactGCATCCACCGAGTGACCGTCCCTTCATCCCATATG AGCTCTATCAGCCAGCAACTTACCACGTATCAGAAGATGGCTCATATGAAATTGTGGATGAGAAGACTGCAGATAAG GTGCCCTGGATCCCTCTGGACCCTTTAAACCCAGATCTAGAAAGGTATCCGGAGTATGCTCAGGCAAAACCTTTGCAGTGTACAGTGAAAGCTGGTGAGATGTTATACCTCCCTTCTCTCTGGTTCCACCATGTTCAGCAATCACATGGCTGTATAGCAG tgAATTATTGGTATGACATGGAATATGACCTAAAGTACAGCTATTATCAACTGCTAGATTGTCTCACAAAAGCTGTGAAAGTGTTATAG
- the JMJD7 gene encoding bifunctional peptidase and (3S)-lysyl hydroxylase JMJD7 isoform X2 produces MECVPYLDRPPSPLEFYREWVSPNKPCIIQNAISHWPALKKWTSAYLREVVGPKVVSVAVTPNGYADAVFQDRFVMPEERQMPFMDFLDIVEKKVTSPNVFYVQKQCSNLTEEFPELVCDVQSDIPWMSEALGKKPDAVNFWLGESAAVTSLHKDHYENLYCVISGEKHFLLHPPSDRPFIPYELYQPATYHVSEDGSYEIVDEKTADKVPWIPLDPLNPDLERYPEYAQAKPLQCTVKAGEMLYLPSLWFHHVQQSHGCIAVNYWYDMEYDLKYSYYQLLDCLTKAVKVL; encoded by the exons ATGGAGTGTGTGCCGTATCTGGATAGGCCTCCGTCCCCGCTGGAGTTTTATCGAGAGTGGGTGAGTCCAAACAAGCCCTGCATAATTCAGAATGCCATCAGCCACTGGCCAGCTCTGAAGAAATGGACCTCAGCATACCTTAG GGAGGTAGTAGGTCCCAAGGTAGTGAGTGTGGCAGTAACACCAAATGGTTATGCAGATGCGGTGTTTCAGGACCGTTTTGTCATGCCAGAGGAGCGCCAAATGCCTTTCATGGACTTTCTGGACATTGTGGAGAAGAAAGTGACCTCTCCCAACGTATTCTATGTGCAGAAGCAGTGTTCAAACCTCACTGAGGAGTTCCCTGAACTTGTCTGTGATGTGCAGTCTGACATACCATGGATGAGTGAGGCACTTG GGAAGAAGCCTGATGCTGTGAATTTCTGGCTCGGAGAATCAGCTGCTGTGACATCTT TACATAAAGATCATTATGAGAACTTGTACTGTGTGATATCtggagagaaacattttctactGCATCCACCGAGTGACCGTCCCTTCATCCCATATG AGCTCTATCAGCCAGCAACTTACCACGTATCAGAAGATGGCTCATATGAAATTGTGGATGAGAAGACTGCAGATAAG GTGCCCTGGATCCCTCTGGACCCTTTAAACCCAGATCTAGAAAGGTATCCGGAGTATGCTCAGGCAAAACCTTTGCAGTGTACAGTGAAAGCTGGTGAGATGTTATACCTCCCTTCTCTCTGGTTCCACCATGTTCAGCAATCACATGGCTGTATAGCAG tgAATTATTGGTATGACATGGAATATGACCTAAAGTACAGCTATTATCAACTGCTAGATTGTCTCACAAAAGCTGTGAAAGTGTTATAG
- the JMJD7 gene encoding bifunctional peptidase and (3S)-lysyl hydroxylase JMJD7 isoform X3 encodes MAEGAALRAVRGCLAAFPRDARELGWMECVPYLDRPPSPLEFYREWDRFVMPEERQMPFMDFLDIVEKKVTSPNVFYVQKQCSNLTEEFPELVCDVQSDIPWMSEALGKKPDAVNFWLGESAAVTSLHKDHYENLYCVISGEKHFLLHPPSDRPFIPYELYQPATYHVSEDGSYEIVDEKTADKVPWIPLDPLNPDLERYPEYAQAKPLQCTVKAGEMLYLPSLWFHHVQQSHGCIAVNYWYDMEYDLKYSYYQLLDCLTKAVKVL; translated from the exons ATGGCGGAGGGCGCGGCGCTGAGGGCTGTCAGGGGCTGCCTGGCCGCCTTCCCGAGGGACGCCCGCG AGTTGGGGTGGATGGAGTGTGTGCCGTATCTGGATAGGCCTCCGTCCCCGCTGGAGTTTTATCGAGAGTGG GACCGTTTTGTCATGCCAGAGGAGCGCCAAATGCCTTTCATGGACTTTCTGGACATTGTGGAGAAGAAAGTGACCTCTCCCAACGTATTCTATGTGCAGAAGCAGTGTTCAAACCTCACTGAGGAGTTCCCTGAACTTGTCTGTGATGTGCAGTCTGACATACCATGGATGAGTGAGGCACTTG GGAAGAAGCCTGATGCTGTGAATTTCTGGCTCGGAGAATCAGCTGCTGTGACATCTT TACATAAAGATCATTATGAGAACTTGTACTGTGTGATATCtggagagaaacattttctactGCATCCACCGAGTGACCGTCCCTTCATCCCATATG AGCTCTATCAGCCAGCAACTTACCACGTATCAGAAGATGGCTCATATGAAATTGTGGATGAGAAGACTGCAGATAAG GTGCCCTGGATCCCTCTGGACCCTTTAAACCCAGATCTAGAAAGGTATCCGGAGTATGCTCAGGCAAAACCTTTGCAGTGTACAGTGAAAGCTGGTGAGATGTTATACCTCCCTTCTCTCTGGTTCCACCATGTTCAGCAATCACATGGCTGTATAGCAG tgAATTATTGGTATGACATGGAATATGACCTAAAGTACAGCTATTATCAACTGCTAGATTGTCTCACAAAAGCTGTGAAAGTGTTATAG